A single genomic interval of Agromyces cerinus harbors:
- a CDS encoding enoyl-CoA hydratase/isomerase family protein has translation MSDHISASVADGVGHVTLDRPQALNALSYEMIVELSAIFELWRNDSEVGVVVLDGAGERGFCAGGDIRELYTYATNDDHAEARQFFREEYRLDAMIARYPKPVVAIMDGITMGGGIGLAGHASIRIVTERSRIAMPETRIGFTPDVGGSWLLAKAPGELGVHLALNSRTMDAADAMHAGFADSFVPSERLPHVIQALAERADPGSPAEIVMLFDETPGPSALALARDWVDACYSAPTVAEVIERLRAFSEGRSDGSSSGFPHHPLDPGATAYAAAAADELETLSPTALTVTLEAVRRARTLRSLEEALEQEFRLVSWFIEQHDLREGIRAQVIDKDRNPRWNPSTLAEVDPGLAARVLDEARFEPVWPPA, from the coding sequence GTGAGCGACCACATCTCTGCGAGCGTCGCCGACGGTGTCGGCCACGTCACGCTCGACCGTCCGCAGGCGCTGAACGCCCTGAGCTACGAGATGATCGTCGAGCTCAGCGCGATCTTCGAGCTCTGGCGGAACGACTCCGAAGTCGGGGTCGTCGTGCTCGACGGCGCGGGGGAGCGCGGCTTCTGCGCGGGCGGCGACATCCGCGAGCTCTACACGTACGCCACGAACGACGACCACGCGGAGGCCCGGCAGTTCTTCCGTGAGGAGTACCGGCTCGACGCGATGATCGCGCGCTACCCGAAGCCCGTCGTCGCGATCATGGACGGCATCACCATGGGCGGCGGCATCGGCCTCGCCGGCCACGCCTCGATCCGCATCGTCACCGAGCGCTCGCGCATCGCGATGCCCGAGACCCGCATCGGATTCACCCCGGATGTCGGCGGAAGCTGGCTGCTCGCGAAGGCGCCGGGTGAACTCGGCGTGCACCTCGCCCTCAACTCCCGCACGATGGACGCTGCGGACGCGATGCACGCGGGCTTCGCCGACTCGTTCGTGCCCTCCGAGCGGCTGCCGCACGTCATCCAGGCGCTCGCCGAGCGCGCCGACCCCGGCAGCCCCGCCGAGATCGTCATGCTCTTCGACGAGACACCCGGCCCGTCGGCGCTCGCACTCGCCCGCGACTGGGTCGACGCCTGCTACTCGGCGCCGACCGTCGCCGAGGTCATCGAGCGTCTGCGCGCCTTCTCCGAGGGGCGGTCGGACGGCTCGTCGAGCGGGTTCCCGCACCATCCGCTCGACCCCGGCGCGACCGCCTACGCGGCCGCCGCCGCCGACGAGCTCGAGACCCTCTCTCCGACGGCGCTCACCGTGACGCTCGAAGCGGTGCGCCGTGCGCGCACGTTGCGGAGCCTCGAAGAGGCTCTCGAGCAGGAGTTCCGTCTCGTCTCGTGGTTCATCGAGCAGCACGACCTGCGCGAGGGCATCCGCGCCCAGGTCATCGACAAGGACCGCAACCCGCGCTGGAACCCGTCGACGCTCGCCGAGGTCGATCCCGGCCTCGCAGCGCGGGTGCTCGACGAGGCGCGCTTCGAACCGGTCTGGCCGCCCGCGTAG
- a CDS encoding LysE family translocator, translating into MVPMENLWAFVVASVVLIVIPGPSVLFVIGRSLALGRLGGLLSVVGNALGMVPLVAAVALGVGAIVAQSVVLFTIIKFAGAAYLVYLGVQAIRHRADAAASVDGKAAPRSHWRQLGEGFIVGVTNPKTIAFFVAVLPQFVSFSAGSIPLQLFELGLVFIVLALLCDSVWALAASAARGWFARSPKRLEHLSATGGVMMIGLGGVLALSGNKH; encoded by the coding sequence ATGGTCCCCATGGAGAACCTCTGGGCGTTCGTCGTCGCATCGGTCGTGCTCATCGTGATCCCCGGCCCGAGCGTGCTGTTCGTGATCGGGCGCTCGCTCGCGCTCGGGCGGCTCGGCGGCCTGCTCAGCGTGGTCGGCAACGCACTCGGCATGGTGCCGCTCGTCGCCGCCGTCGCGCTCGGCGTCGGCGCGATCGTCGCCCAGTCGGTCGTGCTCTTCACGATCATCAAGTTCGCGGGCGCGGCCTACCTCGTCTACCTCGGGGTGCAGGCCATCAGGCACCGAGCGGATGCCGCGGCATCCGTCGACGGCAAGGCCGCGCCGCGCTCGCACTGGCGACAGCTCGGCGAGGGGTTCATCGTCGGCGTCACGAATCCCAAGACCATCGCGTTCTTCGTGGCCGTGCTGCCGCAGTTCGTGTCGTTCTCGGCGGGGTCGATCCCGCTGCAGCTGTTCGAGCTCGGCCTCGTGTTCATCGTGCTCGCGCTGCTCTGCGACTCGGTGTGGGCACTCGCTGCGAGCGCCGCACGCGGATGGTTCGCCCGTTCCCCCAAGCGGCTCGAGCACCTCTCGGCGACGGGCGGCGTCATGATGATCGGCCTCGGCGGGGTGCTCGCGCTCAGCGGCAACAAGCACTGA
- a CDS encoding HAD-IA family hydrolase — MIHVVLFDLDGVIRHFDPSHLADIERRHGLAAGTIEGIAFAKPLIEEVTTGRITRAEWVRQVSESAGSASAAEEWGVQPAAVDEALLDLSDEVRALGLRTAVLTNGTDTIPAEIAAMGIAGRFDAIFNSAEIGFVKPDVRAFEHVLDALGVTAAEVFFTDDSASKLVGADRLSMRTHLFDGVDGLRDDLRAAGVEVRPPAS, encoded by the coding sequence ATGATCCACGTTGTGCTCTTCGACCTCGACGGCGTCATCCGGCATTTCGACCCGAGCCACCTGGCCGACATCGAACGCCGTCATGGGCTGGCTGCCGGCACGATCGAAGGCATCGCCTTCGCGAAACCGCTGATCGAGGAGGTCACGACCGGCCGGATCACCCGAGCCGAGTGGGTGCGACAGGTCAGCGAATCGGCCGGGAGCGCGTCGGCGGCCGAGGAGTGGGGCGTGCAACCCGCCGCCGTCGACGAGGCGCTGCTCGACCTGTCCGACGAGGTCCGCGCCCTGGGGCTCAGAACAGCCGTGCTCACGAACGGCACCGACACCATCCCGGCGGAGATCGCGGCGATGGGCATCGCCGGCCGGTTCGATGCGATCTTCAACTCGGCCGAGATCGGCTTCGTGAAGCCCGATGTCCGCGCGTTCGAGCATGTGCTCGATGCTCTCGGGGTGACGGCCGCCGAGGTGTTCTTCACCGACGACTCCGCCTCGAAACTCGTCGGCGCTGACCGGCTCTCGATGCGCACCCACCTGTTCGACGGCGTCGACGGCCTTCGCGATGACCTCAGGGCTGCGGGTGTCGAGGTGCGACCGCCTGCGTCCTAG
- a CDS encoding sodium:solute symporter, with translation MDIAIIIIYLGAMLLFGWWGKSRTKNSADFLVAGRRLGPGLYTGTMAAVVLGGASTVGGVGLGYKYGISGMWLVVSIAVGLFLLSILFASRIQKLKVYTVAQMLKLRYGMNATSSSGIVMMAYTLMLSVTSTIAYATIFNVLFGTDRTISVIIGGGIVMLYSSIGGMWSITLTDMVQFVLKTIGVFFLLLPFAWANAGGYEGIVDRLGAAAFDLGAIGVDTIITFFVIYTFGMLIGQDIWQRVFTARSPKVAKWGGTAAAVYCLLYGVAGAVIGMSAAAFLPGIEASDDVYAAITQQILPVGLSGIVLAAAVAAMMSTASGALIATATVARADVMPLVKRLFGRSAADAAANANPEHDVRSNRLYVMVLGIAVIIVAALLNDVVAALTVAYDILVGGLLVAILGGFVWKRATGAGALWSMGVGTVVTLGTMAIMGNVLANEPIYFGLGASLLVYIVVSLLTPKTPASVLKIWNDRLAGRYDDEAAGADADVDAATPGAAAPVAAPGATRPAAE, from the coding sequence ATGGATATCGCGATCATCATCATCTACCTGGGAGCGATGCTGCTCTTCGGCTGGTGGGGCAAGAGCCGCACCAAGAACTCGGCCGACTTCCTCGTCGCCGGCCGCCGCCTCGGCCCCGGCCTCTACACCGGCACCATGGCCGCGGTCGTGCTCGGCGGTGCGTCCACCGTCGGCGGCGTGGGCCTCGGCTACAAGTACGGCATCTCGGGCATGTGGCTCGTCGTCTCGATCGCCGTGGGCCTCTTCCTCCTCAGCATCCTGTTCGCCTCGCGCATCCAGAAGCTGAAGGTGTACACCGTCGCCCAGATGCTGAAGCTCCGCTACGGCATGAACGCCACGAGCTCCTCGGGCATCGTGATGATGGCGTACACGCTCATGCTCTCGGTGACGTCGACCATCGCCTACGCGACGATCTTCAACGTGCTCTTCGGCACCGACCGCACGATCTCGGTCATCATCGGCGGCGGCATCGTCATGCTGTACTCCTCGATCGGCGGCATGTGGTCGATCACGCTCACCGACATGGTGCAGTTCGTGCTGAAGACGATCGGCGTCTTCTTCCTGCTGCTGCCGTTCGCGTGGGCGAACGCGGGCGGGTACGAGGGCATCGTCGACCGCCTCGGCGCAGCCGCGTTCGACCTGGGCGCGATCGGCGTCGACACGATCATCACCTTCTTCGTGATCTACACCTTCGGCATGCTCATCGGCCAGGACATCTGGCAGCGCGTGTTCACCGCGCGCTCGCCGAAGGTCGCCAAGTGGGGCGGCACGGCTGCGGCCGTCTACTGCCTGCTCTACGGCGTCGCCGGTGCCGTCATCGGCATGTCGGCCGCGGCGTTCCTGCCGGGCATCGAGGCGAGCGACGACGTGTACGCCGCGATCACGCAGCAGATCCTGCCCGTGGGTCTCAGCGGCATCGTGCTCGCGGCGGCCGTCGCCGCGATGATGTCGACCGCTTCGGGCGCACTGATCGCGACCGCGACGGTGGCCCGCGCCGACGTCATGCCGCTCGTCAAGCGACTCTTCGGTCGCAGTGCAGCGGATGCCGCGGCCAACGCGAACCCCGAGCACGACGTGCGCTCGAACCGCCTGTACGTGATGGTGCTCGGCATCGCCGTGATCATCGTGGCAGCCCTGCTGAACGACGTGGTCGCGGCGCTCACCGTCGCCTACGACATCCTCGTCGGCGGGTTGCTCGTGGCGATCCTCGGCGGATTCGTCTGGAAGCGCGCCACCGGCGCCGGCGCCCTCTGGTCGATGGGCGTGGGAACGGTCGTCACCCTCGGCACGATGGCGATCATGGGCAACGTGCTCGCGAACGAGCCGATCTACTTCGGCCTCGGCGCCAGCCTGCTGGTCTACATCGTGGTCAGCCTGCTGACGCCGAAGACCCCGGCCTCGGTGCTGAAGATCTGGAACGACCGCCTCGCCGGCCGCTACGACGACGAAGCGGCCGGTGCCGATGCGGACGTCGACGCGGCGACGCCAGGTGCCGCGGCCCCGGTCGCGGCGCCCGGCGCGACCCGACCGGCGGCCGAGTAG
- a CDS encoding thiamine pyrophosphate-binding protein gives MPEHVRNGGDVVVETLEALGVSHVFGIPGQHALGLFDAIRRSDLEFVSSRVENNSAFGADGYARATGEVGVLFLSTGPGALTALGALQEAYATGVPLLVITSQVPRRGLGGTRKGLLHQLDDQQRSAQNVTKSTAVIREAAHIPSALADAWALAQAAPAGPTWVEIPEDVLLEATHVPPVRSAVTSIAERMPRAELIDEAAALLAGARLPVILAGGGVRRSEGGRAALRRLAEALDAPVVSTVGGKGAIAFDHPLSAASWIEDRHTTELLEEADVLLAVGTSIGEVTSNYFTFAPRGRLIQVDAEPRVLESNYPGLGIHADAALALSAIADRLPARPADAPARGADIAARLRADVEARLAAQDLGPELSLMADVRAAVPADAHTFWDMTIAGYWAWSAWDPKQGEFHSAQGSGGLGFAFPAALAASIGSGRRTLAVSGDGGAMYSIAELATARQHDADVTWLIIDDGGYGILREYMTEEFGQATATELARPDFAALARSFGVTAHESTLEDVGATIARTFDEPGPAVVVVPALLRMFAATHLY, from the coding sequence AGCGACCTCGAGTTCGTGAGCTCGCGCGTCGAGAACAACTCGGCGTTCGGCGCCGACGGGTACGCGCGCGCCACCGGCGAGGTCGGCGTGCTGTTCCTCTCCACGGGCCCGGGTGCGCTCACCGCGCTCGGCGCGCTGCAGGAGGCGTACGCCACGGGCGTGCCGCTGCTCGTGATCACGAGCCAGGTGCCGCGCCGCGGACTCGGCGGCACCCGCAAGGGCCTGCTGCACCAGCTCGACGACCAGCAGCGCAGCGCGCAGAACGTGACGAAGAGCACGGCCGTCATCCGCGAGGCCGCGCACATCCCATCGGCGCTCGCCGATGCGTGGGCGCTCGCCCAGGCGGCTCCGGCCGGTCCCACCTGGGTCGAGATCCCCGAGGACGTGCTGCTCGAGGCGACGCATGTGCCGCCCGTCCGCTCGGCGGTCACCTCGATCGCCGAGCGGATGCCGCGGGCCGAACTCATCGACGAGGCGGCCGCGCTCCTCGCCGGGGCGCGCCTGCCCGTGATCCTCGCGGGCGGCGGCGTGCGCCGCTCGGAGGGCGGTCGCGCGGCGCTGCGCCGTCTCGCCGAGGCGCTCGACGCCCCGGTCGTCTCGACCGTCGGCGGCAAGGGCGCCATCGCCTTCGACCACCCGCTCTCCGCGGCATCCTGGATCGAGGACCGGCACACGACCGAACTCCTCGAGGAGGCCGACGTGCTGCTCGCCGTCGGCACCTCGATCGGCGAGGTCACGAGCAACTACTTCACGTTCGCGCCGCGCGGCCGGCTCATCCAGGTCGACGCCGAGCCGCGCGTGCTCGAGTCCAACTACCCCGGCCTCGGCATCCACGCCGATGCCGCGCTCGCCCTGTCGGCCATCGCCGATCGGTTGCCGGCCAGGCCCGCGGATGCCCCGGCGCGCGGCGCCGACATCGCCGCCAGGCTCCGTGCCGACGTCGAGGCGCGACTCGCCGCACAGGACCTCGGCCCCGAGCTCTCGCTCATGGCCGACGTGCGGGCAGCGGTGCCCGCCGACGCCCACACCTTCTGGGACATGACGATCGCCGGCTACTGGGCGTGGTCGGCATGGGACCCGAAGCAGGGCGAGTTCCACTCCGCGCAGGGGTCGGGCGGCCTCGGCTTCGCGTTCCCCGCGGCGCTCGCGGCGTCGATCGGCTCGGGTCGTCGCACGCTCGCGGTCTCGGGCGACGGCGGGGCGATGTACTCCATCGCCGAGCTCGCCACCGCCCGCCAGCACGACGCCGACGTGACCTGGCTCATCATCGACGACGGAGGTTACGGCATCCTCCGCGAGTACATGACGGAGGAGTTCGGACAGGCCACCGCCACCGAACTCGCCCGCCCCGACTTCGCAGCCCTCGCACGCTCGTTCGGCGTGACGGCCCACGAGTCGACCCTCGAAGACGTGGGCGCGACCATCGCCCGCACCTTCGACGAGCCCGGCCCGGCCGTCGTGGTCGTGCCCGCACTGCTGCGCATGTTCGCGGCGACGCACCTGTACTGA